GACCTAGGGCTGCCTGGTAAGGATGGGTTGGAGGTATTGCGCAGCATCCGCGGCAGTAACAATCCAGTGCCGTTGCTAATTATCACTGCACGAGATGGCCTTGATGATCGGTTAAGTGGTTTGGACGGAGGCGCTGATGATTACGTGCTTAAGCCGTTCGAGATGGCCGAGTTACTTGCACGCATGCGTGCGGTGCTTCGGCGTAAAGGCGGCAGCGCGATTCCTATACTCAGCAACGGCACGCTGTCACTTGACCCGGCTACGCGCGAGTCTGTAGTGAGTAACGGTGCCCCGGTGCAACTTTCCAATCGTGAGTTCGCCCTGCTGCATGCGCT
The nucleotide sequence above comes from Pseudomonas sp. AB6. Encoded proteins:
- a CDS encoding response regulator transcription factor, translating into MRVLLVEDDVMIGETIQAALKDSSYAADWVKNGQTALTTLASQHYDLVLLDLGLPGKDGLEVLRSIRGSNNPVPLLIITARDGLDDRLSGLDGGADDYVLKPFEMAELLARMRAVLRRKGGSAIPILSNGTLSLDPATRESVVSNGAPVQLSNREFALLHALLVRPGAILSRSDLEDRIYGWGEEVESNAVEFLIHALRRKLGSEVIKNVRGVGWMVSKSA